The bacterium genome contains a region encoding:
- a CDS encoding AAC(3) family N-acetyltransferase codes for MDPERGDKQLKVTADTVAEGLREVGVVPGDTVMFHSSLSSMGDVVGGPNTVIEGFLQAVGPEGTVACPTLWWTGKQNLADFDVNTSPSYPGIITETFRQRPDSIRSNNPTHSVSAIGKRAAELTADHGAYGLRHCVYGDKAFAEASPWQRLYDWNAAYCFIGVDFTVNTMSHYCEVRFQEWALKQAPPEQREALAARLWDLETLMKWYPMLSSGDPNVPPLVWARYPFQKMGERLAEMGLVRFGKIGSATLRCVRAQVMVDNILAILKAEPEQWFSVPSFLEWLHDAVGS; via the coding sequence ATGGACCCCGAACGCGGAGACAAGCAGCTCAAGGTAACCGCCGACACCGTCGCGGAGGGACTGCGCGAGGTCGGCGTCGTGCCCGGCGACACCGTCATGTTCCACAGCTCGTTGTCGTCCATGGGCGATGTCGTCGGCGGGCCGAACACCGTCATCGAGGGCTTCCTGCAGGCGGTGGGGCCCGAGGGCACGGTCGCCTGTCCGACGCTGTGGTGGACCGGCAAGCAGAACCTGGCCGACTTCGATGTGAACACCTCCCCCTCGTATCCGGGGATCATCACCGAGACCTTCCGCCAGCGCCCCGACAGTATCCGCAGCAACAACCCCACGCATTCGGTCTCGGCCATCGGGAAGCGCGCCGCCGAGCTGACCGCCGATCACGGCGCCTACGGGCTGCGCCACTGCGTCTACGGCGACAAGGCCTTCGCCGAGGCCAGCCCGTGGCAGCGGCTCTACGACTGGAACGCGGCCTACTGCTTCATCGGTGTAGACTTCACCGTCAACACCATGAGCCACTACTGCGAGGTGCGGTTCCAGGAGTGGGCACTAAAGCAGGCCCCGCCCGAGCAGCGCGAGGCGCTGGCGGCCCGGCTGTGGGACCTCGAGACGCTCATGAAGTGGTACCCCATGCTGAGCAGCGGCGACCCGAACGTGCCGCCGCTGGTGTGGGCGCGCTACCCGTTCCAGAAGATGGGGGAGAGGCTCGCCGAGATGGGCCTGGTGCGCTTCGGCAAGATCGGCTCGGCGACACTGCGCTGCGTCCGCGCGCAAGTGATGGTGGACAACATCCTGGCCATCCTCAAAGCCGAGCCGGAGCAGTGGTTCAGCGTCCCTTCGTTCCTGGAGTGGCTGCACGACGCTGTGGGCTCCTAA